In Aquiflexum balticum DSM 16537, a single genomic region encodes these proteins:
- the polA gene encoding DNA polymerase I: MSPKGDKKLFLLDAMALIYRAHFAFSKNPRINSKGLNTGIMLGFTNTLLEVLEKEKPTHIAVAFDTKAPTFRHIQFEAYKANRQEQPEDIEVGIPWVKQIVKAFRIPLLELDGFEADDIIGTLAKKAERTSFEVYMMTPDKDYGQLVEDHIFLYKPAFMGNGVDIMGPKEVCAKWDIEHVDQVRDILGLMGDAVDNIPGIPGIGEKTAVKLLKEYGTIEELLNNTDQLKGKQKENVENFAQQGLLSKELATINIEVPVEFDELDLRYDGPDEEKLKALFAELEFRTLTQRVFGEKIKKPQIKVSEQLGLFTGTEESKEKEEEVVEESPLPAIQLHDSILTSVHDYHKVDGEKAIKELIGYLELQDEFCFDTETTALNPNEAELVGLSFSYVPGEAFYIPFPADQEEAKQKLELFREIFENENITKIGQNVKYDLLVLKNYGMDVKGKLYDTMLAHYLIEPEGKHSMDWLAQQYLNYRPVSIESLIGKKGKNQGNMRDVEVDEVVAYAAEDADITLKLKQKFDPIIKSNGLEKLLHEVENPLIRVLTDMEFEGVKIDTESLAEMSVLLDEESKEIEKRVYELAGEKFNLSSPKQLGEILFVKLQLDPKAKKTKTGQFATGEEVLSKMAGEHEIADAILEYRQMVKLKSTYVDALPTMINPKTGRVHTTYNQFVAATGRLSSINPNLQNIPIRTARGREIRKAFVPRDDNHVLLAADYSQIELRIMAAFSQDESMIEAFKNGRDIHATTAAKIFQVPLEEVTSDMRRKAKTANFGIIYGISAFGLSQRLSISRTEAKEIIDAYFKEFPAVKEYMDNAIEKARKNEFVETILGRRRYLRDINSRNQTMRGFAERNAINAPIQGSAADMIKVAMIHVYEWMKKQNLKSKMILQVHDELVFDAHKDEVELLQKEIPKLMSNAVTIEVPLVVEVGIGSDWLQAH; the protein is encoded by the coding sequence ATGTCCCCAAAAGGAGATAAGAAACTTTTCCTCCTGGATGCAATGGCCCTTATCTATAGGGCCCATTTTGCCTTCAGCAAAAATCCCCGTATCAATTCCAAGGGGCTCAATACCGGCATTATGCTCGGTTTTACCAATACCCTCCTGGAAGTGTTGGAAAAAGAAAAACCCACCCATATTGCTGTGGCATTTGATACCAAAGCACCGACTTTCAGACATATACAGTTTGAAGCCTATAAGGCCAACCGTCAAGAACAGCCAGAAGATATCGAAGTGGGTATTCCTTGGGTAAAGCAAATCGTCAAAGCCTTTCGTATCCCACTTTTGGAACTGGATGGTTTCGAAGCGGATGATATCATTGGGACCCTGGCCAAAAAAGCTGAAAGAACCAGTTTCGAAGTCTACATGATGACCCCCGACAAGGATTATGGGCAATTGGTAGAAGACCACATCTTCTTATATAAGCCTGCTTTTATGGGCAATGGTGTGGACATAATGGGTCCCAAAGAAGTATGTGCCAAATGGGATATAGAACATGTCGATCAGGTAAGGGACATTCTTGGACTAATGGGTGATGCTGTGGATAATATTCCTGGAATTCCCGGAATAGGTGAAAAAACCGCGGTAAAACTTTTAAAAGAATATGGTACGATTGAAGAACTCCTAAATAACACAGATCAACTTAAAGGCAAGCAAAAAGAAAATGTAGAGAATTTTGCGCAACAGGGGTTACTTTCCAAAGAATTGGCCACTATCAATATTGAAGTACCGGTAGAGTTTGATGAATTGGATTTGCGTTATGACGGACCTGATGAGGAAAAACTGAAAGCACTTTTTGCGGAACTTGAATTCCGTACTTTGACACAAAGGGTATTTGGAGAAAAAATCAAAAAGCCTCAAATTAAAGTAAGTGAACAGTTGGGCCTGTTTACCGGTACTGAAGAATCCAAAGAGAAAGAGGAGGAAGTAGTGGAGGAAAGTCCTTTACCGGCCATTCAGTTACATGACAGTATCCTGACTTCTGTCCATGATTACCATAAAGTAGACGGTGAAAAAGCCATCAAGGAATTGATCGGTTATTTGGAGTTGCAGGATGAATTTTGCTTTGATACCGAAACCACGGCCCTGAATCCCAATGAAGCAGAATTGGTAGGACTGTCGTTTTCTTACGTTCCCGGAGAAGCATTTTATATTCCTTTTCCTGCCGATCAGGAGGAAGCCAAACAGAAACTGGAATTATTTAGGGAAATATTTGAAAATGAAAACATTACCAAAATAGGGCAAAATGTAAAATATGACCTTTTGGTTTTGAAAAACTATGGCATGGATGTCAAAGGAAAACTATATGACACCATGTTGGCACATTACCTGATTGAACCTGAGGGTAAGCATTCCATGGATTGGTTGGCCCAACAATACCTCAATTACAGACCGGTATCCATTGAGTCCCTGATCGGTAAAAAAGGGAAAAACCAAGGAAATATGCGGGATGTGGAGGTGGATGAGGTAGTCGCTTATGCTGCAGAAGATGCAGACATCACATTAAAACTTAAGCAAAAATTTGACCCCATCATCAAAAGCAATGGATTGGAAAAACTGCTTCATGAAGTAGAAAATCCTTTGATTCGGGTGTTAACAGATATGGAATTTGAGGGAGTAAAGATTGATACTGAAAGCCTTGCGGAGATGTCCGTGCTCTTGGATGAGGAAAGCAAAGAAATCGAAAAAAGAGTTTATGAACTTGCAGGAGAGAAATTCAATCTTTCTTCACCAAAGCAATTGGGAGAAATATTGTTTGTCAAACTCCAATTGGATCCAAAAGCAAAAAAAACCAAAACAGGTCAGTTTGCAACCGGAGAGGAAGTGTTGAGCAAGATGGCCGGGGAACATGAAATTGCGGATGCTATTCTGGAATACCGTCAGATGGTCAAGTTAAAGTCCACCTATGTGGATGCCTTGCCTACCATGATCAACCCCAAAACAGGAAGGGTCCATACTACCTACAATCAGTTTGTAGCTGCCACAGGGAGGCTTTCCTCCATCAATCCCAACCTACAGAATATCCCTATTCGAACTGCAAGAGGGCGGGAAATCCGAAAAGCATTTGTTCCGAGAGATGATAATCATGTATTATTGGCAGCGGATTATTCTCAGATAGAATTGCGCATCATGGCGGCATTTTCGCAGGATGAATCCATGATTGAAGCTTTCAAAAACGGCAGGGACATCCATGCCACTACTGCGGCAAAAATTTTCCAGGTTCCTTTAGAGGAAGTGACTTCTGATATGAGGAGAAAAGCCAAGACTGCCAACTTTGGTATCATTTATGGCATCTCAGCATTTGGCCTTTCCCAACGCCTTAGTATTTCCAGGACAGAAGCCAAGGAAATCATCGATGCTTATTTCAAAGAATTTCCGGCTGTCAAAGAATATATGGACAATGCCATCGAAAAAGCAAGGAAAAACGAATTTGTGGAAACCATCCTTGGACGTCGTCGCTATCTCCGGGATATCAATAGCCGCAATCAGACTATGCGGGGCTTTGCCGAGCGGAACGCCATCAATGCCCCCATTCAAGGTTCCGCTGCCGATATGATCAAGGTAGCTATGATTCATGTCTATGAGTGGATGAAAAAACAAAACCTTAAATCCAAAATGATCCTTCAGGTTCACGATGAATTGGTATTTGATGCGCACAAAGATGAGGTGGAATTGCTTCAAAAAGAAATTCCCAAACTCATGTCCAATGCCGTCACCATCGAGGTTCCCCTGGTGGTGGAAGTTGGGATTGGCAGTGATTGGCTCCAAGCGCATTGA